A window of the Salarias fasciatus chromosome 7, fSalaFa1.1, whole genome shotgun sequence genome harbors these coding sequences:
- the LOC115391727 gene encoding uncharacterized protein LOC115391727 yields the protein MRQPDLMERMEDRVLAGEQIFLGPKVWIRGKPVITVIDNPLSGQPERCTKHQSVTLSPQKYKFDIKTIKVGSFVETAPLNQTHVSDRQPVKITAIWATISDNPLVLFEGTIFLPQHREDPLTGCKEYQEGGKLLFPTAVITDTLMFLHHKCFWEPNRQLGIGTKSTATNEQYCQIVDKKIIHNSRNKQYLMNTFLHSHIE from the exons ATGCGGCAGCCGGACCtcatggagaggatggaggatagAGTCCTGGCAGGGGAACAGATCTTCCTTGGACCCAAG GTTTGGATACGGGGGAAGCCTGTCATCACCGTCATTGACAACCCTCTTTCTGGGCAACCGGAGAGATGCACGAAACACCAGAGTGTTACACTGTCCCCACAAAAATACAA ATTTGATATAAAGACTATAAAAGTTGGCTCATTTGTGGAGACAGCCCCCCTCAACCAAACCCATGTGAGTGACAGGCAACCAGTGAAAATCACCGCCATATGGGCTACCATCTCAG ataaTCCACTGGTCCTGTTTGAGGGCACCATCTTCCTGCCTCAACACAGAGAAGATCCCCTGACAGGCTGCAAAGAATACCAAGAAGGAGGAAAACTACTCTTCCCAACGGCAGTCATCACTGACACCCTCATGTTCCTCCACCACAAATGCTTCTGGGAACCAAATCGACAGCTAGGAATCGGGACAAAGTCCACTGCCACCAATGAACAGTACTGTCAAATAGTTGacaaaaaaatcatccacaATTCCAGGAACAAACAATACCTGATGAACACATTCCTTCACTCTCATATAGAGTAA
- the LOC115391544 gene encoding peroxisomal succinyl-coenzyme A thioesterase-like, whose protein sequence is MDEKHRCVQLSVNPSRGLMDEKFVILVQNAPPSSKLTIHSFHQCEDDFGWDAFAHYISDETGSVNVSEDCSLGGRYSGIEPMGLLWSLRPVPGSKPGLRIRKKNVQEPMLVTVSVYEGHRKEGFADLVPLASVLVERWYMAPGVRRIPVTEGGLTATLFLPPGPGPFPAILDLWGSVGQLVEYRAALMASHGLAALTIDYLTADIVKETGKMVNLQYFETAYKFLQEHPQILGSRIAMLGLSLGSSVTVRMATYSEVMKLRCAVCISGNHVQPVDEDFEGIMRSLNSNSKVRINEENQVIFRDLTLPITSDPLQKVDVGRLQCPLMLIVGEDDQMSPTREAANDMEEMMERAGNSHLLTVLSYPDAGHLIEPPYTPHFPYGKFRSTITKKKMMVLWGGEPVAHSRAQEDSWKKILLFLRKNLLSETRPAAAPPSHL, encoded by the exons ATGGACGAGAAGCATCGTTGTGTCCAGCTGTCGGTGAATCCGTCTCGGGGACTCATGGACGAGAAGTTTGTCATCCTGGTCCAGAATGCCCCCCCTAGTTCTAAGCTGACCATCCACTCCTTCCACCAGTGTGAGGACGATTTTGGTTGGGATGCGTTCGCTCACTACATTTCTGATGAAACCGGCAGTGTGAACG TGTCTGAGGACTGCAGTCTGGGAGGAAGATATTCTGGAATTGAACCGATGGGTCTACTGTGGAGCCTCAGACCAGTTCCAGGCAGCAAACCTGGACTCAG GATTCGGAAGAAGAACGTCCAGGAGCCCATGTTGGTCACAGTGTCGGTGTACGAGGGTCACAGGAAAGAGGGCTTTGCAGATCTTGTCCCTCTTGCCAGTGTCTTGGTGGAGCGCTGGTACATGGCGCCTGGTGTCCGCAGGATCCCGGTCACAGAGGGTGGACTCACTGCAACCCTCTTCCTGCCCCCAG GACCTGGACCTTTTCCTGCTATTCTTGACCTTTGGGGGAGTGTGGGGCAGCTGGTGGAGTATCGTGCAGCGCTAATGGCCTCACACGGTTTAGCTGCTTTGACCATCGACTACCTGACAGCTGATATCGTCAAGGAAACAGGAAAGATGGTGAACCTCCAGTACTTTGAG ACTGCGTACAAATTCCTGCAGGAGCATCCTCAGATCCTCGGGAGCAGGATTGCCATGTTGGGACTTTCTTTGGGTTCCAGTGTAACTGTCAGAATGGCTACTTACTCCGAAGTGATGAAG ctCAGATGTGCAGTGTGTATCAGCGGGAATCATGTGCAGCCAGTTGACGAAGATTTTGAAGGCATTATGAGGTCCCTTAACAG CAATTCTAAGGTCCGTATCAATGAGGAGAACCAGGTAATCTTCCGAGATCTGACGCTGCCCATCACCTCTGACCCTTTACAGAAAGTGGAT gtggGACGACTGCAGTGTCCTCTGATGCTGATTGTTGGTGAGGACGATCAGATGTCGCCTACTCGAGAGGCTGCAAACGAC atgGAGGAGATGATGGAGCGAGCAGGGAACAGCCATCTGCTGACCGTCCTGTCCTATCCTGACGCAGGTCACCTGATCGAACCCCCGTACACGCCACACTTTCCATATGGCAAATTCAGATCAACCATCACAAAAAAGAAGA TGATGGTTCTGTGGGGCGGAGAGCCAGTGGCACATTCCAGAGCTCAAGAGGACTCCTGGAAGAAGATCCTGCTCTTTCTCAGGAAGAATCTGCTCAGTGAAACGAGAcctgctgcagcgccacctTCCCACCTTTAA